A single genomic interval of Gemmatimonas aurantiaca harbors:
- a CDS encoding metallopeptidase TldD-related protein: MSHAPRSLFAPASVLSRAEAQEIAQRVLRNSPAEETRVSINSGARADTRFALNQVTTSGENQDTQVTITAYVGNRAASVNTNRLDEASLAAAAKQAHEIAKLVPPNPERMPELGPQTYPPLRERALDIPTPAERAAAAKIVTELARTNDLVATGFIECRAGANALANSKGLFAYDATASVSMTATVRSPDGTGSGWACSDGNSFGELDPKQLAATAVQKAKESRNPVAIEPGRYTAILEPTAVGNLVQLIPGAMQARAADEGRSFFSKPGGGNKIGLKVVDGRVTLLTDPADSPSLSGGYDNDGLPLEKVVWIENGLVKNLNYDRFWAQKQGVQATRAGGGGFGGTRSLRMLGGSTSIADMIRNTERGVLVTRFWYIRSVDPRTILYTGLTRDGTFLVENGKVTRSIKNFRYNESPIFFLNNLEAIGPTVRINSSESASTGGAVFMPPIKVRDFNFTSLSDAV; this comes from the coding sequence AACAGTGGAGCCCGGGCCGATACGCGTTTCGCGTTGAACCAGGTCACCACCTCCGGCGAGAACCAGGATACGCAGGTGACGATCACCGCGTATGTGGGCAATCGTGCGGCCAGCGTGAACACCAATCGTCTCGACGAAGCGTCGCTGGCCGCGGCCGCGAAGCAGGCGCACGAGATCGCCAAGCTGGTGCCGCCCAATCCGGAACGTATGCCGGAACTCGGGCCGCAGACGTATCCGCCGCTGCGTGAGCGGGCGCTCGACATTCCCACGCCGGCCGAACGGGCCGCGGCGGCGAAGATCGTGACCGAACTCGCGCGGACCAACGATCTGGTGGCCACGGGCTTCATCGAATGCCGCGCCGGCGCCAACGCGCTGGCCAACTCGAAGGGCCTCTTCGCCTACGATGCGACGGCCTCCGTGTCGATGACGGCGACGGTGCGCTCGCCCGACGGCACGGGTTCGGGGTGGGCGTGCAGCGATGGCAACAGCTTCGGGGAACTCGATCCGAAGCAGCTCGCCGCCACGGCGGTGCAGAAAGCCAAGGAGTCGCGCAATCCGGTGGCCATCGAACCGGGTCGCTACACGGCCATCCTCGAGCCCACGGCCGTGGGCAATCTCGTGCAGCTCATTCCGGGCGCGATGCAGGCGCGGGCCGCCGATGAAGGCCGTTCGTTCTTCTCCAAGCCTGGTGGCGGCAACAAGATCGGTCTCAAGGTGGTGGACGGGCGGGTCACGCTGCTCACCGATCCGGCCGACTCCCCGAGCCTCAGCGGTGGCTACGACAACGATGGCCTGCCACTGGAGAAGGTGGTGTGGATCGAGAACGGGCTCGTGAAGAATCTGAACTACGACCGGTTCTGGGCGCAGAAGCAGGGGGTGCAGGCCACGCGCGCCGGCGGCGGCGGGTTCGGCGGCACACGGTCGCTGCGCATGCTCGGCGGATCCACGAGCATCGCCGACATGATCCGTAACACCGAACGTGGTGTGCTGGTGACCCGCTTCTGGTACATCCGCAGCGTCGATCCGCGCACGATCCTCTACACGGGACTCACGCGCGACGGGACGTTCCTGGTCGAGAACGGCAAGGTCACGCGGTCGATCAAGAATTTCCGCTACAACGAGAGCCCGATCTTCTTCCTGAACAACCTGGAAGCGATCGGTCCGACGGTGCGCATCAATTCGTCGGAAAGCGCGTCCACGGGCGGCGCCGTATTCATGCCGCCGATCAAGGTGCGGGACTTCAATTTCACATCGTTGTCCGACGCGGTATAA
- a CDS encoding response regulator transcription factor: MSTRIRIVLVDDHALVRRGLALLLRLEGRHEIIGEAGSGEAALPLIESERPDLVILDLNMPGMDGLETLRRLRARGIPTRVLVLSMHDETHLVGEALTAGADGYLLKDSMDDELFLAIDGIMRGQRYLAAAIDRARLQESRLRPMALTAREREVLQLIANGLTTSAVAETLNISPHTATRHRANLMQKLNVHNQVELVRIAVGQGLIVLQTPT, from the coding sequence ATGAGTACGCGCATCCGCATCGTCCTCGTGGACGATCATGCGCTCGTGCGCCGCGGCCTGGCGCTGCTGCTGCGTCTCGAGGGCCGGCACGAAATCATCGGCGAAGCCGGCAGCGGTGAGGCGGCGCTGCCGCTCATCGAATCGGAGCGTCCCGACCTGGTGATTCTCGACCTCAACATGCCGGGCATGGATGGCCTCGAGACACTGCGTCGTCTTCGCGCGCGCGGAATTCCGACCAGAGTGCTCGTGCTTTCCATGCACGATGAAACCCATCTCGTGGGAGAAGCGCTGACGGCCGGCGCCGACGGTTATCTGCTCAAGGACTCGATGGACGATGAGCTCTTCCTGGCCATCGACGGGATCATGCGCGGTCAACGGTATCTCGCGGCCGCCATCGACCGGGCCCGCCTCCAGGAGTCGCGTCTGCGTCCCATGGCGCTCACGGCGCGGGAGCGCGAAGTCCTGCAGCTCATCGCCAACGGCCTGACCACGAGTGCCGTCGCCGAGACACTCAACATCTCGCCGCACACGGCCACACGTCATCGGGCGAACCTCATGCAGAAGCTGAACGTGCACAACCAGGTGGAGTTGGTCCGCATCGCCGTCGGTCAAGGACTGATCGTACTGCAGACGCCGACCTGA
- the hypD gene encoding hydrogenase formation protein HypD — protein MKYLTEFRDGEIAQRMAAEIRQLTTRPWAIMEVCGGQTHSIMRNGIDQLLPPEVELIHGPGCPVCVTPLEVIDKALAIAAMPGVIFCSFGDMLRVPGSDRDLFRVKSEGGDVRIVYSPLDAVALARQNPDRQVVFFGIGFETTAPANAMAVHVAKTEGLRNFSMLVSHVLVPPAIDAIMRSPTNRVQAFLAAGHVCSVMGFWQYPTLASTHHVPIVITGFEPLDVLEGIRRTIAQLERGEHAVENAYARVVTFDGNRTAQELLEQVFTVSDRSWRGIGVIPASGWRLSDAYRDYDAEHRFAVSDIRTQESTVCRSGEVLQGTIKPTACSAFGERCTPRTPLGATMVSSEGACAAYFNYGHTVQLQRVVSRP, from the coding sequence ATGAAATACCTCACCGAATTCCGCGATGGGGAGATCGCGCAGCGAATGGCCGCCGAGATCCGGCAGCTCACCACGCGCCCCTGGGCCATCATGGAAGTGTGCGGGGGACAGACGCACAGCATCATGCGCAACGGCATCGATCAGTTGCTGCCGCCGGAGGTGGAACTGATTCACGGCCCGGGATGCCCGGTGTGTGTCACACCGCTCGAAGTGATCGACAAGGCCCTGGCGATCGCGGCCATGCCGGGCGTGATCTTCTGTTCGTTCGGCGACATGCTGCGGGTGCCCGGATCGGATCGTGATCTCTTCCGCGTGAAGAGCGAGGGCGGCGATGTGCGCATCGTGTATTCGCCGCTCGATGCCGTGGCGCTGGCCCGGCAGAACCCCGATCGCCAGGTGGTGTTCTTCGGCATTGGCTTCGAGACCACGGCGCCGGCGAACGCGATGGCGGTGCATGTCGCGAAGACGGAGGGGCTGCGCAACTTCTCCATGCTGGTCTCGCATGTGCTCGTGCCACCGGCCATCGATGCCATCATGCGCTCACCCACCAATCGGGTGCAGGCCTTTCTGGCCGCCGGCCACGTGTGCAGCGTGATGGGCTTCTGGCAGTATCCCACGCTGGCCTCGACACACCACGTGCCCATCGTGATCACCGGGTTCGAGCCGCTCGATGTGCTGGAAGGCATCCGGCGCACCATCGCGCAACTCGAACGCGGTGAACATGCCGTCGAGAACGCCTATGCGCGTGTGGTCACCTTCGATGGCAACCGCACGGCGCAGGAGTTGCTCGAACAGGTGTTCACGGTGAGCGATCGGAGCTGGCGGGGCATCGGGGTCATTCCGGCCAGCGGCTGGCGTCTGAGTGATGCCTATCGCGACTACGACGCCGAGCATCGGTTTGCCGTGTCGGACATCCGCACGCAGGAGTCGACCGTCTGCCGAAGTGGAGAGGTGCTGCAGGGCACCATCAAACCCACCGCCTGTTCCGCATTCGGTGAACGTTGCACGCCGCGCACACCGCTGGGAGCCACCATGGTCTCCAGTGAAGGCGCCTGCGCCGCCTACTTCAACTACGGGCACACGGTGCAACTCCAGCGTGTGGTGTCCCGGCCATGA
- a CDS encoding HypC/HybG/HupF family hydrogenase formation chaperone, with protein MCLAVPGRISEIFDDGPVRMARLDFGGITKNVCLAYLPDAVVGQYAIVHVGFAISLIDETSAQETLRHFRELGILEEELGEVADEAYAPPPPCPLPS; from the coding sequence ATGTGCCTCGCCGTTCCCGGTCGGATCAGTGAAATCTTCGACGATGGCCCCGTGCGGATGGCCAGACTGGATTTTGGCGGCATCACGAAGAATGTCTGTCTCGCCTATCTCCCCGATGCCGTCGTCGGGCAGTACGCCATCGTGCACGTGGGCTTCGCCATCAGTCTGATCGACGAAACGTCGGCCCAGGAAACCCTGCGCCATTTCCGCGAACTGGGAATCCTGGAGGAAGAACTCGGAGAAGTGGCCGATGAAGCCTACGCGCCCCCACCACCCTGCCCGCTCCCGTCATGA
- a CDS encoding nickel-dependent hydrogenase large subunit — MATATQPMPSDLRISPLGRVEGDLDLRVTIRDGVVTDAWTEASMFRGFEIILRGKDPQAGLIVTPRICGICGGSHLYKASYALDTAWKTHMPHNATLVRNIAQACETLLSIPRWFYALFAVDLTNRKYAHLPEYDEVVRRFAPFVGTSFEPGVTLSAKPVEVYAIFGGQWPHSSFMIPGGVMCAPSLSDVTRSIAILDMWKREWLEKQWLGCSIERWLEIRSWNDMLAWAEENESQRNSDCGLFIRFALRAGLDKFGQGVGAFLATGTFFDPVLYEHPTVEGRNAALMSRAGIYDGSGFHDFDHLNVREDTAHSFYRGDKSLHPWQGETDPIDPLEGHKQGKYSWAKSPRYDVPGKGAVPLEVGPLARQVIAGREGAAAHQEYDPFILDAVRTVGPSVLVRVMARMHEAPKYFRNVRRWLDQIDLHDRFYNKPVELESGRGFGSTEAARGSLSDWIVLSDGKIENYQVVTPTAWNIGPRDRLGRHGPMEQSFIGAEIHDPTDPIEMGHVARSYDSCLVCTVHAYDEKTGRELSRFRIGEMG; from the coding sequence ATGGCCACGGCCACCCAGCCCATGCCCTCCGATCTGCGCATCAGCCCCCTCGGGCGCGTCGAGGGCGATCTCGATCTGCGCGTGACGATACGGGACGGTGTCGTCACCGATGCCTGGACCGAGGCGAGCATGTTCCGCGGGTTCGAGATCATCCTGCGTGGCAAGGATCCGCAGGCCGGTCTCATCGTCACGCCGCGCATCTGCGGCATCTGCGGCGGTTCGCACCTGTACAAGGCGTCGTATGCGCTCGACACGGCATGGAAGACGCACATGCCGCACAATGCCACGCTCGTGCGCAACATCGCGCAGGCCTGCGAGACGCTGCTGTCCATCCCGCGATGGTTCTACGCACTCTTCGCGGTCGATCTCACCAACAGAAAGTACGCTCACCTCCCCGAATACGACGAAGTGGTCCGCCGCTTCGCGCCGTTCGTGGGGACCAGTTTCGAGCCGGGGGTGACCCTGTCGGCCAAGCCGGTGGAGGTGTACGCGATCTTCGGTGGGCAATGGCCGCACTCGAGCTTCATGATTCCCGGCGGTGTGATGTGCGCGCCGTCGCTGTCCGATGTCACGCGCTCCATTGCCATCCTCGACATGTGGAAGCGCGAGTGGCTCGAGAAGCAGTGGCTCGGCTGCTCCATCGAGCGCTGGCTGGAAATCAGGAGCTGGAACGACATGCTGGCCTGGGCCGAGGAGAACGAATCGCAGCGCAACTCCGATTGTGGTCTCTTCATCCGATTCGCCTTGCGCGCCGGTCTCGACAAGTTCGGTCAGGGCGTCGGTGCGTTTCTCGCCACCGGCACCTTCTTCGATCCGGTGCTCTACGAACATCCCACCGTGGAAGGACGCAACGCCGCGCTCATGAGCCGGGCCGGCATCTACGACGGTTCGGGGTTCCACGATTTCGATCATCTGAACGTGCGTGAGGATACGGCACACTCGTTCTATCGTGGAGACAAGTCGCTGCATCCGTGGCAGGGCGAGACCGATCCCATCGATCCGCTGGAAGGACACAAGCAGGGCAAGTATTCCTGGGCCAAGTCGCCGCGTTACGATGTGCCGGGCAAAGGCGCCGTGCCCCTCGAGGTCGGCCCGTTGGCCCGTCAGGTCATCGCGGGTCGTGAAGGCGCGGCGGCGCATCAGGAATACGATCCGTTCATTCTCGATGCCGTCCGCACGGTCGGCCCGAGTGTGCTGGTGCGGGTCATGGCACGCATGCACGAGGCGCCCAAGTATTTCCGGAACGTTCGCCGGTGGCTCGATCAGATCGATCTGCACGATCGTTTCTACAACAAGCCGGTCGAACTCGAGAGCGGGCGTGGATTCGGTTCCACCGAAGCGGCGCGTGGCTCGCTGTCCGACTGGATCGTGCTGAGCGATGGCAAGATCGAGAACTACCAGGTGGTCACACCGACCGCGTGGAACATCGGTCCGCGCGATCGCCTGGGCCGCCACGGCCCCATGGAGCAGTCCTTCATCGGCGCCGAGATCCACGACCCCACCGATCCGATCGAGATGGGACACGTGGCCCGCTCCTACGATTCCTGCCTCGTGTGCACCGTGCATGCCTACGATGAAAAGACGGGCAGGGAGCTCTCCCGCTTCCGCATCGGTGAGATGGGTTGA
- a CDS encoding NifU family protein, producing the protein MTATAPLPSSAPVPTDAAPSLEMLAADVQRTLDDVRGMPIDHRTRALALKDALEAFHKAGLTTIVRALKQDPRGKELLFELVDDPGVYALLALHGIVKADVRTRVARVVENLRPYTQSHGGDVTLVDVSGNTVYLRLSGACNGCSMSSVTLRNGVEEALREQVPEITAIEVVPNEPDEAAPLVTLTRAPRGDGWIDGPLLEQVHEARPYRHELDGGRSIVILRLDDSLTAYWNECAHMGLPIDGGLVDREARTITCPWHGFCFDCTTGECLSAPEAQLEALPVRVDSGRVQLRPT; encoded by the coding sequence ATGACGGCAACCGCTCCGCTCCCCTCGTCCGCACCGGTCCCGACCGATGCCGCCCCCTCTCTCGAGATGCTCGCGGCCGATGTGCAGCGGACCCTCGACGACGTCCGCGGCATGCCCATCGATCACCGGACCCGCGCCCTGGCCCTCAAGGACGCGCTCGAAGCCTTTCACAAGGCCGGTCTCACCACGATCGTGCGCGCCCTCAAGCAGGATCCGCGCGGCAAGGAGCTGCTGTTCGAACTGGTCGACGATCCGGGCGTCTACGCGCTGCTCGCCCTGCATGGCATCGTGAAGGCCGATGTGCGCACCCGCGTGGCGCGTGTCGTGGAGAATCTCCGTCCGTACACACAATCGCACGGTGGTGACGTCACGCTGGTGGACGTGTCGGGGAACACGGTCTATCTCCGGCTGTCCGGTGCCTGCAACGGTTGCAGCATGTCGTCGGTCACGTTGCGCAACGGCGTGGAGGAGGCGCTGCGTGAACAGGTGCCCGAGATCACCGCCATCGAAGTGGTACCCAATGAACCGGATGAAGCTGCCCCGCTCGTCACACTCACGCGGGCGCCGCGCGGTGATGGCTGGATCGATGGGCCGCTGCTGGAACAGGTTCACGAGGCCCGACCCTATCGCCATGAACTCGACGGCGGACGCAGCATCGTGATTCTGCGCCTGGATGATTCACTCACCGCATACTGGAACGAGTGCGCGCACATGGGACTGCCCATCGACGGTGGTCTCGTGGACCGGGAAGCCCGCACCATCACGTGTCCGTGGCATGGGTTCTGTTTCGACTGCACCACCGGCGAATGTCTGTCGGCACCCGAGGCCCAGCTCGAAGCTCTGCCGGTACGCGTCGACAGCGGCCGCGTACAACTGCGGCCGACATGA
- a CDS encoding NHL repeat-containing protein, which yields MTAIHRTAAMSVPIRRLGAASPFGLALPSAQPTAGQLYAPRGVWFDDHRVIVADSGNHRVLIWHAHPTVDGADADVVLGQPDFESEGPAAGGRGCENGLHLPTGVLVYQDRLLVADAWHHRILVWNAIPTHSDTPPSYAIGQPTLADAMPNAGGSIDGNTLYWPYGLGIAGGWFWIADTGNRRVLGWPYIPEPGDHAQIVLGQDDPSRADENRGGPPSACSFRWPHAISGDARTLFVADAGNHRILGWTPVPDRDRPADLVLGQQDFERNEELPHRPQGAHRLRFPYAVAAQRDMLVVADTANNRVLRWHTMPRAGVQRPADEVLGQSDFDAAGENRWTAVTDDTLCWPYGLWLNRDRLAIADSGNNRVMFWSLGTAPTTSRAEV from the coding sequence ATGACCGCGATACACCGCACGGCGGCGATGTCGGTGCCGATACGCCGACTGGGCGCGGCATCTCCATTTGGTCTCGCGCTGCCATCGGCGCAACCCACCGCCGGTCAGCTCTATGCGCCTCGCGGCGTGTGGTTCGATGACCATCGCGTCATCGTTGCCGATTCCGGCAACCACCGGGTGCTCATCTGGCACGCCCATCCCACCGTCGATGGCGCCGACGCCGATGTGGTGCTGGGCCAACCGGACTTCGAGTCGGAAGGTCCCGCCGCGGGTGGCCGTGGATGCGAAAACGGATTGCATCTCCCCACCGGTGTGCTGGTGTATCAGGATCGTCTGCTGGTGGCCGACGCCTGGCATCACCGCATCCTCGTCTGGAACGCGATCCCGACCCACAGCGATACCCCGCCTTCCTACGCCATCGGTCAACCGACACTCGCCGACGCGATGCCCAATGCCGGTGGGAGCATCGATGGCAATACGCTCTACTGGCCCTATGGCCTCGGCATCGCCGGGGGATGGTTCTGGATCGCCGATACGGGAAATCGCCGCGTGCTGGGATGGCCGTACATCCCGGAGCCCGGTGATCATGCCCAGATCGTTCTCGGTCAGGACGACCCATCACGGGCAGACGAGAACCGCGGTGGTCCGCCATCGGCCTGTTCGTTCCGCTGGCCCCACGCCATCAGCGGTGACGCCCGCACGTTGTTCGTGGCGGACGCGGGCAACCATCGGATCCTGGGCTGGACGCCGGTGCCGGATCGTGACCGGCCCGCCGATCTCGTCCTGGGGCAACAGGACTTCGAGCGCAACGAAGAACTCCCGCACCGTCCGCAGGGAGCCCATCGCCTGCGCTTTCCCTACGCGGTCGCCGCACAGCGCGACATGCTCGTGGTGGCCGATACCGCCAACAATCGTGTACTGCGCTGGCACACCATGCCGCGCGCCGGTGTGCAACGCCCCGCTGACGAAGTCCTCGGCCAGTCCGATTTCGACGCCGCCGGCGAGAATCGATGGACGGCCGTCACCGACGACACACTCTGCTGGCCCTACGGTCTCTGGCTGAATCGGGACCGGCTCGCGATCGCCGACAGCGGCAACAATCGCGTGATGTTCTGGTCCCTCGGGACCGCCCCCACCACCTCTCGAGCGGAGGTCTGA
- a CDS encoding hydrogenase — protein MATVLWLQGGACSGNTMSFLNAEEPSACDLVTDFGIDILWHPSLGFEMGAPVRQMLDDLAAGRRQLDIFVFEGTVILGPNKTGRFNMFADRPMKDWVQEIAAHAGAVVALGDCACWGGIPATEPNPVDNVGLQYLKRKQGGFLGSDFRSKWGLPVVNIPGCPTHPDWVTQILVAIASGRAGDIALDDLQRPQTFFKTFTQTGCTRVQYFEYKQSTMEFGQGTRQGCLFYELGCRGPMTHSPCNRILWNRQSSKTRAGMPCTGCTEPEFPFHDLKPGTVFKTQKVSGTIPKEVPTGTDHVSYMAHAAAARIAAPKWAKEDMFVV, from the coding sequence ATGGCAACGGTGCTGTGGCTGCAGGGTGGCGCGTGTTCCGGGAACACGATGTCCTTCCTCAATGCCGAGGAGCCGAGTGCATGCGATCTCGTCACCGACTTCGGCATCGACATCCTCTGGCACCCGTCGCTCGGTTTCGAAATGGGCGCACCGGTGCGGCAGATGCTCGACGATCTCGCGGCCGGCAGGCGGCAGCTCGACATCTTCGTCTTCGAAGGCACGGTCATCCTCGGTCCGAACAAGACCGGGCGATTCAACATGTTCGCCGACCGTCCGATGAAAGACTGGGTGCAGGAGATCGCCGCGCATGCGGGTGCCGTCGTGGCCCTCGGTGACTGTGCCTGCTGGGGCGGCATTCCCGCCACGGAACCCAACCCGGTCGACAATGTCGGTCTGCAGTATCTCAAGCGGAAGCAGGGCGGCTTCCTGGGCAGCGACTTCCGTTCCAAGTGGGGACTTCCCGTGGTGAACATCCCGGGCTGCCCCACACACCCCGACTGGGTGACGCAGATCCTGGTGGCCATCGCGTCGGGACGGGCCGGCGATATCGCACTCGACGATCTCCAGCGCCCGCAGACGTTCTTCAAGACGTTCACGCAGACGGGTTGCACGCGTGTGCAGTACTTCGAATACAAGCAGAGCACGATGGAATTCGGACAGGGCACCCGACAAGGCTGTCTCTTCTACGAGCTCGGATGCCGCGGACCGATGACCCATTCGCCCTGCAACCGCATTCTCTGGAACAGGCAATCGTCGAAGACCCGCGCGGGCATGCCCTGCACCGGGTGCACCGAACCCGAGTTCCCGTTCCACGATCTCAAGCCCGGAACGGTGTTCAAGACGCAGAAGGTGAGCGGCACCATTCCCAAGGAAGTCCCGACCGGCACCGACCACGTCTCGTACATGGCACACGCCGCGGCGGCCCGGATCGCGGCGCCCAAGTGGGCCAAGGAAGACATGTTCGTCGTCTGA
- the hypE gene encoding hydrogenase expression/formation protein HypE has product MTLSITTDDGRATISMDEWNCPLPLRDYPAIVMGHGGGGQLSAELVTHLFRPAFAPGDTSALTDSTVLTLSGNRIACTTDTFVVQPLEFPGGTIGSLAVHGTVNDLAMSGARPIAITAGFILEEGLPMVRLARIVHDMARAAREAGVSIVCGDTKVVERGHGDGLYINTTGIGLLDPDVHIAPDRAAVGDVVLISGFIGDHGMAIMSQREGLEFETAIVSDSAALHTLVASLLDAVPDVHVLRDPTRGGVATSLNEIADDAQVGISIDERVLPIRSEVRAACEILGLDPLFVANEGKLLAIVPAEAANAALSALRNHALGADAAIIGEVVADHPGMLVARTGLGARRVITMPIGEQLPRIC; this is encoded by the coding sequence ATGACCCTCTCCATCACGACGGACGATGGTCGAGCCACCATCTCCATGGACGAATGGAACTGCCCGCTGCCGCTGCGCGACTATCCGGCCATCGTGATGGGGCATGGCGGCGGAGGACAACTGTCGGCGGAGCTGGTGACGCACCTCTTCCGTCCGGCCTTCGCTCCGGGCGACACCAGTGCGCTCACCGATTCCACCGTGCTGACGCTCTCCGGCAACCGTATCGCCTGCACCACCGACACCTTCGTGGTGCAGCCGCTCGAGTTCCCTGGCGGCACCATCGGATCGCTGGCCGTACATGGGACGGTGAACGATCTGGCCATGAGTGGCGCCCGTCCCATCGCGATCACCGCCGGCTTCATTCTCGAGGAAGGGCTCCCGATGGTCCGTCTCGCGCGCATCGTGCACGACATGGCACGGGCGGCACGCGAGGCCGGCGTATCCATCGTCTGCGGCGACACCAAGGTGGTGGAGCGGGGACACGGCGACGGTCTGTACATCAACACCACCGGCATCGGCCTGCTCGATCCGGACGTGCACATCGCTCCGGATCGCGCCGCGGTGGGTGACGTCGTCCTGATCAGCGGCTTCATCGGCGATCATGGCATGGCCATCATGAGTCAACGTGAAGGGCTCGAGTTCGAGACGGCCATCGTGAGCGACTCGGCGGCCCTGCACACGCTCGTGGCATCGCTGCTCGACGCCGTTCCGGATGTGCACGTCCTGCGCGACCCGACACGCGGCGGTGTCGCCACCTCACTCAACGAAATCGCCGACGACGCGCAGGTGGGCATCTCGATCGACGAGCGCGTATTGCCGATACGATCCGAGGTGCGGGCCGCCTGCGAAATCCTGGGTCTCGATCCACTCTTCGTGGCGAACGAAGGCAAACTGCTCGCGATCGTTCCCGCGGAAGCAGCCAATGCGGCACTGTCGGCGTTGCGCAATCACGCGCTCGGCGCGGATGCCGCCATCATCGGTGAGGTCGTCGCCGATCACCCCGGTATGCTCGTCGCACGCACCGGGCTTGGCGCACGACGGGTGATCACCATGCCGATCGGCGAACAGCTTCCCCGTATCTGCTGA
- a CDS encoding hydrogenase maturation protease: MNDPTRVLIVGCGNLLRGDDAVGPVLVRHLWDRGVPHAVRCADGGTGGMDVGFQMRGVPHVIIVDACRSGSEPGAIFRLDGRDAETPPLAGVNLHAFRWDHALAFARWALKDEYPPRIDVWLIEAEQFEPGAPLSPSVEAAMFKVADLLMKEVEAELNRVTVQLNDGGYLVLSAQTAQRYFPGDTLLAMPQGAELWLLPTRGPGGGGLLLKQRNPAGDRSVLVREVLHDQWPCGELPAFWDADRGALRVALRAAPQTAPASGTPTPGTAAPRAAAS, translated from the coding sequence ATGAACGACCCGACACGGGTCCTGATCGTCGGGTGCGGCAATCTGCTGCGCGGCGACGATGCGGTGGGTCCGGTTCTCGTGCGGCACCTCTGGGACAGAGGGGTGCCGCACGCCGTGCGTTGTGCCGACGGCGGCACGGGCGGCATGGACGTGGGGTTCCAGATGCGCGGTGTGCCCCACGTGATCATCGTCGACGCCTGCCGCAGCGGTTCCGAGCCCGGTGCGATCTTCCGCCTGGACGGCAGGGACGCCGAAACCCCGCCACTCGCCGGCGTGAATCTGCATGCGTTCCGCTGGGATCATGCGCTGGCCTTCGCACGCTGGGCGCTCAAGGACGAGTACCCACCGCGTATCGACGTATGGCTCATCGAAGCGGAACAGTTCGAACCGGGCGCACCGCTCTCGCCCTCCGTGGAGGCCGCCATGTTCAAGGTGGCCGATCTCCTCATGAAAGAGGTCGAAGCCGAACTGAACCGGGTCACGGTGCAACTCAACGACGGTGGCTATCTGGTGCTTTCGGCACAAACCGCGCAGCGCTACTTCCCCGGGGATACGCTGCTGGCCATGCCGCAGGGCGCCGAACTCTGGCTGTTGCCGACCCGCGGTCCCGGCGGGGGCGGATTGCTGCTCAAACAGCGCAATCCGGCGGGCGATCGCAGCGTCCTCGTCAGGGAAGTCCTCCACGATCAGTGGCCATGCGGCGAACTCCCGGCCTTCTGGGATGCCGATCGCGGAGCGCTGCGGGTCGCCCTGCGAGCCGCGCCGCAGACAGCGCCCGCGTCAGGGACACCGACGCCCGGGACAGCGGCGCCGCGAGCGGCGGCGTCATGA